The Candidatus Rokuibacteriota bacterium genome has a window encoding:
- a CDS encoding VOC family protein, producing the protein MTRAPALGGLGQNLAYVALVVSDVEAAASVFQRDFGLRRTDCAVGRTGRQVPALSVGESALALFAPDDPFVGGRSKPGVHHIALAAEDPVRAASAAEAAGVPRAEAEPGEGLNGARRVLLSPGATAGVRAYVTKPLRLERSSGGIVERIDHLGVASADNETAIEAFVTRLGCRLESTQTDVEVQITVESFTSDRYGIVHHARQAEPAGGLRVAFVSVGDCELEFLQELDPRAGARVAHDRPGTTRQDQGAIARFIAGRGPGLHHLALEVHDINGALAALARAGHALIDRVGRPGSRRALIGFIHPKSLYGVLVHLVQRDAL; encoded by the coding sequence GTGACGCGGGCTCCCGCGCTCGGGGGCTTGGGGCAGAATCTCGCCTACGTGGCGCTGGTGGTGAGCGATGTCGAGGCGGCCGCCAGCGTGTTCCAGCGCGACTTCGGCCTTCGTCGCACCGACTGCGCCGTCGGCAGGACCGGGCGCCAGGTCCCGGCGCTCAGCGTCGGGGAGAGCGCCCTCGCCCTCTTCGCGCCGGACGATCCCTTCGTCGGGGGTCGGTCAAAGCCCGGGGTCCACCACATCGCGCTGGCCGCTGAAGACCCGGTGCGCGCTGCCAGCGCCGCTGAGGCCGCCGGAGTCCCGCGAGCCGAGGCCGAACCTGGGGAGGGCCTGAACGGGGCCCGGCGGGTCCTCCTCTCCCCGGGGGCGACAGCCGGCGTCAGGGCGTACGTGACCAAGCCGCTGCGGCTCGAGCGCTCGTCCGGCGGTATCGTCGAGAGGATCGATCATCTCGGCGTTGCGAGCGCCGACAACGAGACTGCAATCGAAGCCTTCGTGACGCGCCTCGGCTGCCGGCTCGAGAGCACGCAGACGGATGTCGAGGTGCAGATTACGGTCGAGAGCTTCACGTCGGACAGGTACGGGATCGTTCACCACGCGCGGCAGGCGGAGCCGGCCGGTGGGCTCCGCGTCGCCTTCGTCAGCGTCGGGGACTGCGAGCTCGAGTTCCTCCAGGAGCTGGACCCGCGCGCAGGGGCGCGCGTGGCGCACGACCGCCCGGGGACGACGCGGCAGGACCAGGGCGCGATCGCCCGGTTCATCGCCGGCCGCGGGCCAGGCCTCCACCACCTGGCGCTCGAGGTTCACGACATCAACGGCGCGCTGGCCGCGCTCGCGCGCGCGGGCCATGCGCTCATCGACCGCGTCGGCCGCCCGGGCTCTCGCCGCGCGCTGATCGGCTTCATCCACCCCAAGAGCCTCTACGGCGTGCTGGTCCACCTCGTCCAGCGCGACGCGCTCTGA
- a CDS encoding DinB family protein, with the protein MAAPLTPREVAELLRSAATALSAELRALPEAALAWHPAPGEWCVNEVLGHLIEAERRGFAGRIRTILDAAEPELTAWDQEAVARERRDCGRDSSTLLTELAALREVSAALVAGLRATDLERGGHHPKVGYLRVDELLHEWVHHDRNHIRQILANVQAFVWPGMGNAQRFSQLEAGSPPASQP; encoded by the coding sequence GTGGCTGCTCCGCTGACGCCGCGAGAGGTGGCCGAGCTGCTGAGGTCTGCGGCGACGGCGCTGAGCGCGGAGCTGAGGGCCCTCCCGGAGGCGGCGCTCGCCTGGCATCCGGCGCCGGGAGAGTGGTGCGTCAATGAGGTCCTCGGGCACCTGATCGAGGCCGAGCGCCGCGGCTTCGCCGGACGGATCCGGACGATCCTCGACGCCGCGGAGCCGGAGCTGACGGCCTGGGATCAGGAGGCGGTGGCCCGCGAGAGGCGAGACTGCGGGCGCGACTCCTCGACCCTGCTCACCGAGTTGGCCGCGCTGCGCGAGGTGAGCGCCGCGCTCGTCGCAGGGCTGCGGGCGACCGATCTCGAGCGCGGGGGTCATCACCCGAAGGTCGGCTACCTCCGCGTCGACGAGCTGCTCCACGAGTGGGTCCACCACGACCGCAACCACATCCGGCAGATCCTCGCCAACGTCCAGGCCTTCGTCTGGCCGGGCATGGGAAATGCCCAGCGCTTTTCTCAGCTCGAGGCCGGAAGCCCGCCCGCTTCGCAACCCTGA
- a CDS encoding peptidylprolyl isomerase, with the protein MLIRTLAVMTLCVWLVGSAPPAAAQGAGGKKVKQTAVIALEKGGEIRIEFFPEDAPKTVENFVTLAKKGFYDGLAFHRVVPGFVVQGGDPKGDGTGGPGYKIKAEFNKQKHVRGTVAMARAQDPDSAGSQFYITFGAQPNLDGQYTVFGQVVAGMELVDKIKVGDKMKSVKIVEQ; encoded by the coding sequence ATGCTGATTCGAACCCTCGCTGTCATGACCCTCTGTGTCTGGCTCGTGGGGAGCGCTCCCCCGGCCGCAGCTCAGGGGGCGGGAGGAAAGAAAGTGAAGCAGACCGCCGTCATCGCGCTGGAGAAGGGCGGGGAGATCCGGATCGAGTTCTTCCCCGAGGATGCGCCGAAGACCGTGGAGAACTTCGTGACGCTCGCGAAGAAGGGCTTCTACGACGGCCTCGCCTTCCACCGAGTCGTTCCCGGCTTCGTGGTCCAGGGCGGCGACCCCAAGGGTGACGGCACCGGAGGCCCCGGCTACAAGATCAAGGCGGAGTTCAACAAGCAGAAGCACGTGCGCGGCACCGTGGCGATGGCGCGCGCCCAGGACCCGGACTCTGCCGGAAGCCAGTTCTACATCACCTTTGGCGCCCAGCCGAACCTGGATGGCCAGTACACGGTCTTCGGCCAGGTCGTCGCGGGGATGGAGCTCGTGGACAAGATCAAGGTCGGTGACAAGATGAAGTCCGTCAAGATCGTCGAGCAGTAA
- a CDS encoding D-aminoacylase, with product MGWSLVVKNGSVVDGSGVPAVRADVALDGDRIAAVAPGLTGEAARVIDAAGLIVAPGFIDMHAHSDFFYLQCPSAESKVRQGVTTEVVGMCSFSPAPVHPERKQLLERLASALGSRLAVEWTSFGEYLQRLATSGPSINVAHFVGHGALRLAAMGADDRPPTAGELKAMEQLLHEALDAGAFGFSTGLVYPPSVYARTDELIALARSLAPRGGLYFSHIRGEAATLEEAILEAIRIGEEGGVPVQIAHIKAAGRENWAKMDRALRLIDEARARGVEVTADVYPYTAGSTVMVNLLPPWVHAGGLPKLLERIVDLPTRKRVLDECTLPGDRWRTASGSAGWEDVRIATCSRRELEGLTIAELAHRRGRPGRETMLDFLHEEKGEVSMILFSQAEENVIKALAHPQVMIGSDSIGLSAGPGPHPGRPHPRMYGTFPRILGVYVREKKVLAWENAVAKMTGMAAMKLGLPGRGLLRPGYFADLALFDPATVRDKATYEDPHRHPTGIPYVIVNGQVVVDQGLMHALPAGRILSPR from the coding sequence GTGGGCTGGTCGCTCGTCGTCAAGAACGGCAGCGTCGTCGACGGCTCGGGGGTGCCGGCGGTCAGGGCCGACGTGGCCCTGGACGGCGACCGGATCGCCGCCGTCGCTCCGGGCCTCACGGGCGAGGCCGCGCGGGTCATCGACGCTGCGGGGCTCATCGTGGCGCCCGGCTTCATCGACATGCACGCCCACTCCGACTTCTTTTACCTCCAGTGTCCGTCGGCCGAGTCCAAAGTGCGTCAGGGGGTGACCACCGAGGTCGTGGGGATGTGCAGCTTCTCTCCCGCGCCGGTCCATCCCGAGCGGAAGCAACTGCTCGAGCGGCTGGCCAGCGCGCTGGGCTCGCGGCTCGCGGTCGAGTGGACCAGCTTCGGCGAGTACCTCCAGCGCCTCGCGACCTCCGGCCCCTCGATCAATGTCGCGCACTTCGTCGGTCACGGCGCGCTCCGCCTGGCGGCGATGGGCGCTGACGACCGGCCGCCCACGGCCGGGGAGTTGAAGGCGATGGAGCAGCTCCTCCACGAGGCCCTCGATGCCGGCGCCTTCGGCTTTTCTACCGGCCTCGTCTACCCGCCGAGCGTGTATGCCAGGACTGACGAGCTGATCGCGCTGGCGCGCTCGCTGGCCCCGCGCGGCGGCCTCTACTTCTCCCACATCCGCGGCGAGGCGGCGACGCTCGAGGAGGCCATCCTGGAGGCCATCAGGATCGGCGAGGAGGGCGGCGTTCCCGTCCAGATCGCCCACATCAAGGCGGCGGGCCGGGAGAACTGGGCGAAGATGGACCGGGCGCTCCGCCTGATCGACGAGGCGCGGGCGCGGGGCGTTGAGGTCACGGCCGACGTCTACCCGTACACTGCCGGGAGCACGGTGATGGTGAACCTCCTGCCGCCGTGGGTCCACGCCGGGGGGCTGCCGAAGCTCCTCGAGCGCATCGTGGATCTACCGACGCGGAAGCGGGTCCTGGACGAGTGCACGCTCCCCGGGGACCGCTGGCGGACCGCGTCGGGAAGCGCCGGGTGGGAGGACGTGAGGATCGCCACCTGCTCGCGCCGGGAGCTCGAGGGGCTGACGATCGCCGAACTGGCCCATCGCCGTGGACGCCCCGGGCGCGAGACGATGCTGGACTTCCTGCACGAGGAGAAGGGAGAGGTCTCGATGATCCTCTTCTCCCAGGCCGAGGAGAACGTGATCAAGGCGCTCGCCCATCCTCAGGTCATGATCGGCTCGGACTCAATCGGCCTCAGCGCCGGCCCCGGACCCCACCCCGGCAGACCCCACCCGCGGATGTACGGCACGTTTCCCCGCATCCTGGGCGTCTACGTCCGCGAGAAGAAGGTTCTCGCGTGGGAGAACGCGGTCGCGAAGATGACAGGGATGGCCGCGATGAAGCTCGGGCTCCCGGGGCGCGGGCTCCTTCGTCCGGGCTACTTCGCCGACCTCGCCCTCTTCGACCCGGCGACGGTGAGGGACAAGGCGACGTACGAGGATCCGCACCGCCATCCCACCGGGATCCCGTACGTGATCGTCAACGGCCAAGTCGTGGTGGACCAGGGGCTGATGCACGCCCTGCCGGCCGGGCGCATACTGAGCCCCCGATAG
- a CDS encoding aspartyl protease family protein — MSAVQYSLNMGLFQVEIEVLPVDGGPPRVQSVLVDTGASYLALPRSFLTSLGYRAIDRQRVVFATGETAVWDVTEVRVRLQGRERTALTFLAPDESPRLLGAQTLESFGLGVDPLGKRLVPVDAYLA; from the coding sequence GTGTCTGCCGTACAATACAGCTTGAACATGGGCCTGTTTCAGGTCGAGATCGAGGTGCTTCCCGTTGACGGCGGCCCCCCCCGGGTTCAGTCTGTGCTTGTGGACACCGGCGCCTCCTATCTGGCCCTTCCTCGGAGCTTCCTGACTTCGCTTGGCTATCGAGCCATCGATCGACAGCGGGTGGTCTTTGCGACGGGAGAAACCGCGGTCTGGGATGTAACGGAGGTCAGGGTTCGCCTTCAAGGTCGAGAGCGGACTGCCCTCACGTTCCTGGCTCCGGATGAATCCCCCAGGCTGCTGGGCGCTCAGACGCTCGAGAGCTTCGGCCTGGGCGTTGATCCCCTCGGCAAGCGTCTCGTTCCCGTGGACGCCTACCTCGCGTAG
- a CDS encoding DUF2088 domain-containing protein has product MKVELLYGEGLLPAEIPDRAVLVPNTEVVTLPPVENLDATVSRALTAPLGLPRIRELVRPGARVAIAFDDATVGSYGPIRSVAIEAVLGELDAAGVSRTNVTLICANALHRKLRREELAFLLGEDLVREFDPRLVCHDAEDPEVMVDLGQTPEHGYAVEVHRLVAESDLTVYVNARYNRGFSGGWKSVCVGLSTYKSIRITHTPDGMSMAVHNNRMHAVLNEMGRHLESRLGRRIFKLDTLLSDPLRVAKVVAGSVDDTRREMLDTLARMFPPRRELATARFDVLLYGIPDWSPYAVFSHVNPILTLISSGLGYLGGLIEALGKPGCTVIMATPVPDRWDRTTHPSYPEIWERVLPITRDPYEIMRRFAEDYARRPDYIEAYRFAFGFHPAHGIMAVYPLNRLSHIGSVIVAAPRDPQVPRHLGFEVAASVEEALARAEAVHGRECTIACIQQPLRPLGAPGPGGRT; this is encoded by the coding sequence ATGAAGGTCGAGCTGCTGTACGGCGAAGGGCTCCTCCCCGCCGAGATCCCCGACCGGGCTGTCCTGGTCCCGAACACCGAGGTCGTCACCCTTCCGCCGGTCGAAAACCTCGACGCCACCGTGAGCCGGGCGCTGACGGCACCCCTCGGATTACCGCGAATCCGGGAGCTGGTCAGGCCCGGCGCGCGCGTCGCGATCGCCTTCGACGATGCGACGGTAGGGTCCTACGGCCCGATCCGGAGCGTCGCGATCGAGGCGGTCCTCGGGGAGCTCGACGCGGCGGGGGTCTCGCGGACGAACGTCACGCTGATCTGCGCGAACGCCCTCCACCGGAAGCTCAGGCGCGAGGAGCTCGCGTTCCTCCTCGGCGAGGATCTGGTCCGAGAGTTCGACCCGCGCCTGGTCTGCCACGACGCTGAGGACCCGGAAGTGATGGTGGACCTGGGCCAGACCCCCGAGCACGGCTACGCCGTCGAGGTCCACCGCCTCGTCGCCGAGTCCGACCTGACCGTGTACGTCAACGCGCGCTACAACCGGGGCTTCTCCGGCGGGTGGAAGTCGGTCTGCGTCGGGCTCTCCACCTACAAGTCGATCCGGATCACCCACACGCCGGACGGCATGTCCATGGCCGTTCACAACAACCGGATGCACGCGGTCCTGAACGAGATGGGGCGGCACCTCGAGAGCCGGCTTGGCAGACGGATCTTCAAGCTCGACACGCTCCTCTCCGATCCCCTCCGCGTGGCGAAGGTGGTGGCAGGGAGCGTGGATGACACGCGGCGCGAAATGCTCGACACCCTGGCGCGGATGTTCCCGCCGCGGCGAGAGCTGGCGACGGCGCGCTTCGATGTCCTCCTGTACGGGATCCCGGACTGGAGCCCCTATGCGGTCTTCTCCCACGTCAACCCGATCCTGACGCTCATCTCGTCAGGTCTCGGCTACCTGGGGGGACTGATCGAGGCGCTGGGGAAGCCGGGCTGCACCGTCATCATGGCGACCCCCGTCCCCGACCGCTGGGACCGCACCACCCACCCCTCGTACCCCGAGATCTGGGAGCGCGTGCTCCCGATCACGCGGGACCCGTACGAGATCATGCGCCGCTTCGCCGAGGACTACGCGCGGCGACCGGACTACATCGAGGCCTACCGCTTCGCCTTCGGGTTCCACCCGGCTCACGGGATAATGGCTGTGTATCCCCTCAACCGCCTGAGCCACATCGGCAGCGTGATCGTCGCCGCGCCCCGCGACCCGCAGGTGCCGCGCCACCTGGGGTTTGAGGTGGCGGCGAGCGTGGAGGAGGCCCTGGCGCGCGCCGAGGCGGTCCACGGCCGGGAGTGCACGATCGCCTGCATCCAGCAGCCGCTCCGCCCGCTCGGCGCGCCAGGGCCCGGGGGTCGCACCTGA
- a CDS encoding glycosyltransferase family 39 protein — MTALLVFPPLGSQVISTSDEARFPLLARDAIARGAWFDAEVRDKVYRNKPPLYPWSIAAVSLPGGRVTEGTAQAPVAAAAVGAALFTFLLGDRLFTRRAGLWAALILATSYSFFGHSQKLLPDMLVVAFATAAGYAFWRAMAEPPGRGALIGFYAALAFGVFAKGPVGLLPLLAAAAWLWIERGPRGLRRLWSPPGAAVFAVVTLSWLGAFLAVGTRSYVETVLWKNWLDWFLGVPLPSRLANLAVDAVVGFLPWTVVAPLAFAQAFRAWRASAAVRFAVLWFAVPLFVIALSANQRTRYLLSIYPGLALLVAWWADAHGAVRTTLGRVLAWGSLLGAGGGVALLALSPPFGLERVSWELLPLIAGTALLGLALWRGLQAGRPALLVQGVVAGMVVILGSGIWLHNAWANRTEDFKGLSARVERHVGGAAVAVFGGRFFPLDFYLGRDLRRIRTEEELEAYLARPERPAVVVAEGSWRALQGKVSQDVRVLDRMRVRGQEMLVVRADSVPSTR, encoded by the coding sequence GTGACCGCGCTGCTCGTGTTCCCCCCGCTCGGCAGCCAGGTGATCTCGACCTCTGACGAAGCCCGCTTCCCGCTCCTTGCCCGCGACGCGATCGCGCGCGGTGCCTGGTTCGACGCCGAGGTTCGGGACAAGGTCTACCGGAACAAGCCTCCGCTCTATCCCTGGAGCATCGCGGCCGTGTCGCTCCCGGGAGGCCGCGTGACCGAGGGGACGGCCCAGGCGCCGGTCGCCGCGGCGGCTGTCGGGGCTGCGCTCTTCACCTTCCTCCTGGGCGATCGGCTCTTCACGCGGCGGGCCGGCCTGTGGGCAGCGCTGATCCTCGCCACGAGCTACAGCTTCTTCGGCCACAGCCAGAAGCTCCTGCCCGACATGCTCGTCGTGGCCTTCGCCACGGCCGCCGGCTACGCCTTCTGGCGGGCGATGGCTGAGCCCCCGGGGCGCGGCGCGCTCATCGGCTTCTACGCGGCGCTCGCGTTTGGGGTATTTGCAAAAGGGCCCGTCGGGCTGCTCCCGCTCCTCGCGGCCGCGGCCTGGCTCTGGATCGAGCGGGGCCCGCGCGGGCTCCGTCGCCTCTGGAGCCCGCCGGGCGCGGCGGTCTTTGCGGTGGTGACTTTGAGCTGGCTCGGGGCATTCCTGGCCGTCGGGACCCGGAGCTACGTCGAGACGGTGCTCTGGAAGAACTGGCTCGACTGGTTCCTGGGCGTTCCGCTTCCCTCCCGCCTCGCCAACCTTGCCGTCGATGCGGTCGTGGGTTTCCTGCCCTGGACAGTGGTGGCGCCGCTCGCCTTCGCACAGGCCTTCCGGGCGTGGAGGGCAAGCGCCGCGGTCAGGTTCGCGGTCCTCTGGTTCGCGGTCCCGCTCTTCGTGATCGCGCTGTCGGCAAACCAGCGAACGCGCTACCTCCTCTCCATCTACCCTGGGCTGGCGCTGCTGGTCGCGTGGTGGGCGGATGCTCACGGAGCCGTCCGCACGACGCTCGGGCGCGTCCTCGCGTGGGGCTCGCTCCTCGGAGCCGGCGGTGGCGTCGCGCTCCTCGCCCTGTCCCCTCCGTTCGGGCTCGAGCGGGTGTCGTGGGAACTGCTGCCGCTGATCGCCGGCACGGCGCTGCTCGGCCTGGCCCTCTGGAGAGGCCTTCAGGCGGGGCGCCCGGCGCTCCTGGTCCAGGGGGTGGTCGCCGGGATGGTGGTGATCCTGGGCTCCGGCATCTGGCTCCACAACGCGTGGGCCAACCGGACCGAGGACTTCAAAGGCCTCTCTGCCCGCGTCGAGCGTCACGTCGGCGGCGCGGCCGTGGCCGTGTTCGGTGGACGATTCTTTCCGCTCGACTTCTACCTCGGTCGGGACCTCCGCCGGATCAGGACGGAGGAGGAGCTCGAGGCCTACCTGGCCCGCCCCGAGCGCCCCGCCGTCGTGGTGGCCGAGGGGTCCTGGCGCGCGCTCCAGGGGAAGGTCTCTCAGGATGTGCGCGTCTTGGACCGGATGCGCGTCCGAGGGCAGGAGATGCTCGTTGTCCGGGCCGACTCGGTCCCCTCAACCCGCTGA
- a CDS encoding glycosyltransferase family 39 protein encodes MSDWDPRRRSGLALLGVLALAALILLMPAGRRPFWSSDEARFALLAQDILDHGRWLVPELRGQPYLNKPQLYFWSIALVSIPFGRVTELSAALPSVASALAGIAGVMEIGRFLWGWRAGTLAGLVLATTPAYFVFGHQVLADMMLTTLVIWALYFLLRARAAGWAVGPLLGFYMCVAGAIASKGPEGLAALGAAALAALVTGGWSGLGRLRLVQGVVLLAVMLLPWIVPYLAQPRGSFVGDVLLGHYVTWYFRSGVLARVEHMATVLPNFLPWTVFLVGALVWWRRAPDGGRWWIGAWTLALWLLLGLSGTQRARYLLPVYPGLALLTAEFLAVAQASGGRRALRGASAVFCVAAVVGAAALASPLVLHVSGEDRAYVPDTAAERVLLVALVAAAAPAVALAIRRQAFAGAAVAVALATAAVLLVEGVTYPPRYARDFGARDLAVAAAAYAPPGAAVIGHPDLRLSYDFYLRRRVVEISSAESLAQRVASPSQDILITARERWTALAPRADPSWRVLATRRIGGREMVVVGSAAR; translated from the coding sequence GTGAGCGATTGGGACCCCAGACGGCGATCGGGCCTGGCCCTTCTCGGAGTGCTCGCGCTGGCCGCGCTGATCCTCCTGATGCCCGCTGGCCGGCGGCCGTTCTGGTCGTCGGATGAGGCGCGCTTCGCCCTCCTCGCCCAGGACATCCTGGACCACGGGCGCTGGCTGGTGCCCGAGCTGCGCGGGCAGCCCTACCTGAACAAGCCGCAGCTCTACTTCTGGAGCATCGCGCTCGTCTCGATCCCGTTCGGGCGCGTGACGGAGCTCAGCGCCGCGCTCCCGTCGGTGGCCTCGGCCCTGGCGGGAATCGCCGGCGTGATGGAGATCGGTCGCTTCCTCTGGGGCTGGCGCGCCGGCACCCTCGCCGGGCTCGTCCTCGCGACGACCCCGGCGTACTTCGTCTTCGGCCACCAGGTGCTCGCCGACATGATGCTCACCACGCTGGTGATCTGGGCGCTCTACTTCCTCCTGCGCGCCCGGGCCGCGGGCTGGGCCGTGGGACCTCTCCTGGGCTTCTACATGTGCGTGGCCGGCGCCATCGCGAGCAAGGGGCCGGAGGGGCTCGCGGCGCTCGGTGCTGCCGCCCTCGCGGCGCTCGTGACGGGCGGGTGGTCCGGGCTCGGCCGGCTCCGCCTGGTCCAGGGCGTGGTGCTGCTCGCCGTCATGTTGCTCCCGTGGATCGTGCCGTACCTCGCCCAGCCGCGCGGGAGCTTCGTCGGCGACGTGCTCCTCGGCCACTACGTGACGTGGTACTTCCGGAGCGGGGTGCTCGCGCGGGTTGAGCACATGGCCACGGTGCTGCCTAACTTCCTCCCGTGGACCGTGTTCCTGGTGGGCGCGCTCGTCTGGTGGCGGCGGGCGCCTGACGGCGGACGCTGGTGGATCGGCGCCTGGACCCTGGCCCTGTGGCTGCTCCTCGGGCTGTCGGGCACCCAGCGGGCGCGGTACCTCCTCCCCGTCTACCCGGGCCTGGCCCTCCTCACCGCCGAGTTCCTCGCCGTCGCACAGGCGTCGGGTGGCCGGCGCGCGCTGCGGGGCGCCTCGGCCGTGTTCTGCGTCGCAGCCGTGGTCGGCGCTGCGGCGCTCGCCTCACCGCTCGTCCTCCACGTGTCCGGCGAGGACCGCGCCTACGTGCCCGACACTGCCGCAGAGCGCGTGCTCCTCGTGGCGCTGGTCGCTGCGGCCGCGCCCGCCGTGGCGCTCGCGATCCGGCGTCAGGCGTTTGCCGGCGCGGCCGTGGCGGTGGCCCTCGCCACCGCTGCGGTCCTCCTCGTCGAGGGCGTGACGTACCCGCCGCGCTACGCGCGCGACTTCGGGGCCCGCGACCTGGCCGTCGCAGCGGCGGCGTACGCCCCGCCGGGCGCGGCCGTGATCGGCCACCCCGACCTCCGGCTCTCCTATGATTTCTATCTCCGCCGGCGCGTGGTGGAAATCTCCTCGGCCGAATCACTCGCGCAGCGGGTTGCCTCGCCGTCGCAGGATATCCTGATCACGGCCCGGGAGCGCTGGACCGCGCTCGCCCCCCGGGCAGACCCGTCGTGGCGAGTCCTGGCGACTCGCCGGATCGGGGGGCGGGAGATGGTGGTGGTCGGGAGCGCCGCGCGCTGA
- a CDS encoding O-antigen ligase family protein: MTSITAVGVLTALLGLASLLRLADPALRARCLLPLALPLATLAVVTLLSALAATNRPVALFESKELLSLILFFAAVNGFASGDHIRRALVWLYSAVALVSVYAMLQTWTCTSVAEAPGWVWWALKLKAERCRQLGVEPFRAKGFFSIYMTLGGSLIVSLALLSAELALGSRRRAWWLVPPAALGFVTLGLTYVRNAWLGFAAAIGVLVLLSRRLALLVPLGLAVILALSIPSPLKAKLLSMFDPGSPSASERFYFWDAGLRMLKDAPLLGLGPGGVRLYYPDYKHPDARRARTGHLHNNLVQIAAERGLLGLGAWLWIWVAFLLRAGRIYAQLPPARADDRVLVAGSLAAVIGFLIAGLFEYNFGDSEVIGLVWVVMAFPFVVAEGPRGS; encoded by the coding sequence ATGACATCCATCACCGCCGTCGGAGTCCTCACGGCGCTGCTCGGCCTCGCCAGCCTCCTGAGGCTCGCCGATCCCGCGCTTCGAGCCCGCTGCCTCCTTCCGCTCGCGCTGCCGCTCGCGACGCTGGCTGTGGTGACGCTGCTGTCCGCCCTGGCCGCGACCAACCGGCCCGTGGCGCTGTTCGAGTCAAAGGAGCTCCTGTCGCTCATCCTCTTCTTCGCCGCCGTCAACGGCTTCGCCTCCGGAGACCACATCCGCCGAGCCCTGGTGTGGCTCTACAGCGCCGTGGCCCTGGTGTCCGTCTACGCTATGCTCCAGACCTGGACGTGCACCTCCGTGGCCGAGGCGCCCGGATGGGTCTGGTGGGCCCTCAAACTCAAGGCCGAGAGATGCCGCCAGCTCGGCGTCGAGCCGTTTCGGGCCAAAGGCTTCTTCAGTATCTACATGACCCTCGGCGGAAGCCTCATCGTCTCGCTCGCGCTCCTGTCCGCCGAGCTCGCGCTGGGCTCCCGCCGACGGGCGTGGTGGCTGGTCCCCCCCGCCGCCCTCGGGTTCGTGACGCTCGGGTTGACCTATGTGCGTAACGCCTGGCTGGGGTTCGCCGCAGCCATCGGCGTGCTCGTCCTCCTGAGCCGCCGGCTCGCGCTGCTCGTTCCACTCGGTCTCGCCGTTATCCTGGCGCTTTCCATCCCGTCGCCGCTCAAAGCCAAGCTGCTGTCCATGTTCGACCCCGGGAGCCCGAGCGCCAGCGAGCGCTTCTACTTCTGGGATGCGGGACTGCGCATGCTTAAGGACGCGCCGCTGCTCGGACTGGGCCCCGGCGGCGTTCGGCTCTACTACCCCGACTATAAACACCCGGACGCGCGGCGGGCGCGAACCGGGCACCTCCACAACAACCTGGTCCAGATCGCGGCCGAGCGCGGGCTCCTGGGGCTCGGGGCGTGGCTCTGGATCTGGGTCGCGTTCCTGCTTCGGGCCGGGCGGATCTACGCGCAGCTCCCGCCCGCCCGGGCCGACGACCGCGTCCTCGTGGCCGGCAGCCTGGCTGCCGTCATCGGGTTCCTGATCGCCGGGCTCTTTGAGTACAATTTCGGCGATTCGGAAGTCATCGGCCTGGTGTGGGTCGTGATGGCCTTCCCGTTCGTCGTGGCCGAGGGGCCGCGAGGAAGCTAA
- a CDS encoding glycosyltransferase family 2 protein translates to MRAAVELSVILPVYNEAESVPALWRELEEVLPTLAQSAEVIFVDDGSTDGSAEAIRAIVKQDPRARLVRLAANAGLTAAFHAGFEAAQGRTIVTMDSDLQSDPRDIARLLAHLGNYDAAVGWRQRRHDPWLKRVSSRIANAIRNAATAESVRDSACSLRAMRRECVDAIPPYNGMHRFVPTLLRMAGYRVVEVPVNHRPRRFGGSKYGIRNRAFRAFVDLLVVRWMMTRRLRYEVVEEDGAGAGR, encoded by the coding sequence ATGAGGGCCGCGGTGGAGTTGTCAGTCATCCTCCCCGTGTACAACGAGGCGGAGAGCGTCCCGGCCCTCTGGCGGGAGCTGGAGGAGGTGCTGCCGACGCTCGCGCAGTCGGCCGAGGTCATCTTTGTGGACGACGGCTCGACCGATGGGAGTGCCGAGGCGATCCGCGCGATCGTCAAGCAAGACCCGCGGGCGCGCCTCGTGCGGCTGGCCGCCAACGCCGGGCTCACGGCCGCCTTCCATGCCGGCTTCGAAGCCGCTCAGGGACGAACGATCGTCACCATGGACTCGGACCTCCAGAGCGACCCGCGCGACATCGCCCGGCTGCTCGCCCACCTGGGGAACTACGACGCCGCCGTCGGGTGGCGGCAGCGGCGCCACGACCCGTGGCTCAAGCGGGTCTCGTCCCGCATCGCCAACGCCATTCGCAATGCGGCCACCGCCGAGTCGGTCCGGGACAGCGCCTGCAGCCTGCGCGCCATGCGCCGGGAGTGTGTCGACGCGATTCCGCCCTACAACGGGATGCACCGGTTCGTGCCGACGCTCCTCAGGATGGCGGGCTACCGGGTGGTCGAGGTGCCGGTCAATCATCGCCCGCGGCGCTTCGGTGGCTCCAAGTACGGCATCCGGAACCGCGCGTTCAGGGCGTTCGTCGACCTGCTGGTCGTGCGCTGGATGATGACGCGGCGTCTCCGCTACGAGGTGGTCGAGGAGGACGGGGCGGGCGCGGGCCGCTGA